One window of Phaenicophaeus curvirostris isolate KB17595 chromosome 22, BPBGC_Pcur_1.0, whole genome shotgun sequence genomic DNA carries:
- the VWA1 gene encoding von Willebrand factor A domain-containing protein 1 isoform X5, with protein MTVEVSRAFGFKVVCPGPDFAMLAKTVLSLGLWLQFAAGQNAPERGPQRSASNSEGDLLFLLDSSGSVSYYEFIRVKEFMWDLVRPFTFGPKDVQTGIIHISTMPTMEFPFDQYQSSETLQQAIRDTQQLMGDTNTGKALSYAKEKFFSDEAGARPDVPKVLVWVTDGFSTDDISEPMQLLKDMGVTVFIVSTGRSNYLQLSAAASQPPEKHLHFVDVDDLPIITEELRDAILDVIQANRLHAVDITSSSFRLMWPKLLSQETGYYTLEYAPTDDLARKRTKQVSGADTSLTLSNLVPETTYEVALIPESNVHYFPPQTTRVTTLAEEISPVQVLISESGPHSFHVSWAPTLDSVIRYQILYGPLPGNSVKLLEVDGQHNSTVVENLAPNTTYLVTVTAVYKSGMEKSLSAKACTQEESSKVRHLRFEDMGPNTLKASWDAADGKVLGYRVRCRRQTGPSSVISVSPQIHSVLLTDLASGTTNKVCVKPMYKNQAGKGLCRMVRMQPATEAQGYKHRQTA; from the exons AGCCGAGCTTTTGGATTTAAGGTAGTTTGCCCAGGACCAGACTTTGCTATGTTGGCCAAGACGGTGCTTTCTCTTGGTCTGTGGCTGCAGTTTGCTGCGGGACAGAACGCACCTGAGAGAG gTCCGCAGCGATCGGCTTCCAATTCAGAGGGGGACCTCCTCTTCTTGCTGGACAGCTCTGGCAGCGTCTCCTACTATGAGTTCATCAGAGTCAAGGAGTTCATGTGGGACCTTGTGCGACCGTTCACCTTTGGCCCCAAAGACGTCCAGACGGGCATCATCCACATCAGCACGATGCCCACCATGGAGTTCCCTTTTGACCAGTACCAGTCCAGTGAGACTCTGCAACAAGCCATCCGGGACACTCAGCAGCTCATGGGCGACACCAACACGGGCAAAGCGCTCTCCTACGCCAAGGAGAAGTTCTTCAGCGATGAAGCCGGTGCCCGTCCAGATGTGCCCAAGGTACTGGTTTGGGTGACAGATGGGTTCTCCACTGATGACATCTCCGAACCCATGCagctgctgaaggacatgggggTAACAGTCTTCATTGTCAGCACTGGGCGGAGCAATTACCTgcagctctctgctgctgccagccagcCTCCTGAGAAGCACCTGCACTTTGTGGATGTTGATGACCTGCCCATCATCACAGAGGAGCTTCGAGATGCCATCCTAG ATGTTATCCAAGCAAATCGGCTCCACGCGGTGGATATCACCTCAAGCAGCTTTCGTCTGATGTGGCCCAAACTCCTCTCCCAAGAAACTGGCTACTACACCCTAGAGTACGCCCCAACAGATGACCTGGCAAGGAAGAGGACCAAGCAAGTGTCTGGGGCTGACACCAGCCTCACGCTAAGCAACCTTGTGCCAGAAACTACTTACGAGGTGGCACTCATTCCTGAATCCAATGTCCATTACTTCCCTCCACAGACAACAAGGGTTACTACGCTGGCAG aGGAAATAAGCCCAGTTCAGGTTCTCATCTCAGAGTCGGGGCCACACAGCTTCCACGTGAGCTGGGCTCCTACACTAGACAGCGTGATCCGATATCAGATCCTGTACGGACCACTCCCCGGGAACTCAGtgaagctgctggaggtggATGGGCAGCATAACAGCACCGTGGTGGAGAACCTGGCACCCAATACAACCTACCTGGTGACAGTGACTGCAGTCTACAAATCGGGGATGGAGAAATCCCTGTCTGCTAAAGCATGCACTCAGGAAG AGAGCTCCAAAGTGAGGCACCTTCGCTTTGAAGACATGGGCCCCAACACTCTGAAAGCCTCCTGGGACGCTGCTGACGGCAAAGTCCTCGGTTACAGAGTCAGGTGCCGGCGGCAAACTGGCCCTTCGTCCGTCATCAGCGTTTCGCCGCAGATCCACAGCGTGCTCCTCACAGACCTGGCTTCGGGCACCACCAACAAAGTGTGTGTGAAGCCCATGTACAAGAACCAGGCAGGCAAAGGGCTGTGCCGCATGGTGCGCATGCAGCCAG CTACAGAGGCCCAAGGATATAAGCACAGACAGACAGCATGA
- the VWA1 gene encoding von Willebrand factor A domain-containing protein 1 isoform X4: protein MNSLRLSRAFGFKVVCPGPDFAMLAKTVLSLGLWLQFAAGQNAPERGPQRSASNSEGDLLFLLDSSGSVSYYEFIRVKEFMWDLVRPFTFGPKDVQTGIIHISTMPTMEFPFDQYQSSETLQQAIRDTQQLMGDTNTGKALSYAKEKFFSDEAGARPDVPKVLVWVTDGFSTDDISEPMQLLKDMGVTVFIVSTGRSNYLQLSAAASQPPEKHLHFVDVDDLPIITEELRDAILDVIQANRLHAVDITSSSFRLMWPKLLSQETGYYTLEYAPTDDLARKRTKQVSGADTSLTLSNLVPETTYEVALIPESNVHYFPPQTTRVTTLAEEISPVQVLISESGPHSFHVSWAPTLDSVIRYQILYGPLPGNSVKLLEVDGQHNSTVVENLAPNTTYLVTVTAVYKSGMEKSLSAKACTQEESSKVRHLRFEDMGPNTLKASWDAADGKVLGYRVRCRRQTGPSSVISVSPQIHSVLLTDLASGTTNKVCVKPMYKNQAGKGLCRMVRMQPATEAQGYKHRQTA, encoded by the exons AGCCGAGCTTTTGGATTTAAGGTAGTTTGCCCAGGACCAGACTTTGCTATGTTGGCCAAGACGGTGCTTTCTCTTGGTCTGTGGCTGCAGTTTGCTGCGGGACAGAACGCACCTGAGAGAG gTCCGCAGCGATCGGCTTCCAATTCAGAGGGGGACCTCCTCTTCTTGCTGGACAGCTCTGGCAGCGTCTCCTACTATGAGTTCATCAGAGTCAAGGAGTTCATGTGGGACCTTGTGCGACCGTTCACCTTTGGCCCCAAAGACGTCCAGACGGGCATCATCCACATCAGCACGATGCCCACCATGGAGTTCCCTTTTGACCAGTACCAGTCCAGTGAGACTCTGCAACAAGCCATCCGGGACACTCAGCAGCTCATGGGCGACACCAACACGGGCAAAGCGCTCTCCTACGCCAAGGAGAAGTTCTTCAGCGATGAAGCCGGTGCCCGTCCAGATGTGCCCAAGGTACTGGTTTGGGTGACAGATGGGTTCTCCACTGATGACATCTCCGAACCCATGCagctgctgaaggacatgggggTAACAGTCTTCATTGTCAGCACTGGGCGGAGCAATTACCTgcagctctctgctgctgccagccagcCTCCTGAGAAGCACCTGCACTTTGTGGATGTTGATGACCTGCCCATCATCACAGAGGAGCTTCGAGATGCCATCCTAG ATGTTATCCAAGCAAATCGGCTCCACGCGGTGGATATCACCTCAAGCAGCTTTCGTCTGATGTGGCCCAAACTCCTCTCCCAAGAAACTGGCTACTACACCCTAGAGTACGCCCCAACAGATGACCTGGCAAGGAAGAGGACCAAGCAAGTGTCTGGGGCTGACACCAGCCTCACGCTAAGCAACCTTGTGCCAGAAACTACTTACGAGGTGGCACTCATTCCTGAATCCAATGTCCATTACTTCCCTCCACAGACAACAAGGGTTACTACGCTGGCAG aGGAAATAAGCCCAGTTCAGGTTCTCATCTCAGAGTCGGGGCCACACAGCTTCCACGTGAGCTGGGCTCCTACACTAGACAGCGTGATCCGATATCAGATCCTGTACGGACCACTCCCCGGGAACTCAGtgaagctgctggaggtggATGGGCAGCATAACAGCACCGTGGTGGAGAACCTGGCACCCAATACAACCTACCTGGTGACAGTGACTGCAGTCTACAAATCGGGGATGGAGAAATCCCTGTCTGCTAAAGCATGCACTCAGGAAG AGAGCTCCAAAGTGAGGCACCTTCGCTTTGAAGACATGGGCCCCAACACTCTGAAAGCCTCCTGGGACGCTGCTGACGGCAAAGTCCTCGGTTACAGAGTCAGGTGCCGGCGGCAAACTGGCCCTTCGTCCGTCATCAGCGTTTCGCCGCAGATCCACAGCGTGCTCCTCACAGACCTGGCTTCGGGCACCACCAACAAAGTGTGTGTGAAGCCCATGTACAAGAACCAGGCAGGCAAAGGGCTGTGCCGCATGGTGCGCATGCAGCCAG CTACAGAGGCCCAAGGATATAAGCACAGACAGACAGCATGA
- the VWA1 gene encoding von Willebrand factor A domain-containing protein 1 isoform X3, whose product MDSNEKGNESRAFGFKVVCPGPDFAMLAKTVLSLGLWLQFAAGQNAPERGPQRSASNSEGDLLFLLDSSGSVSYYEFIRVKEFMWDLVRPFTFGPKDVQTGIIHISTMPTMEFPFDQYQSSETLQQAIRDTQQLMGDTNTGKALSYAKEKFFSDEAGARPDVPKVLVWVTDGFSTDDISEPMQLLKDMGVTVFIVSTGRSNYLQLSAAASQPPEKHLHFVDVDDLPIITEELRDAILDVIQANRLHAVDITSSSFRLMWPKLLSQETGYYTLEYAPTDDLARKRTKQVSGADTSLTLSNLVPETTYEVALIPESNVHYFPPQTTRVTTLAEEISPVQVLISESGPHSFHVSWAPTLDSVIRYQILYGPLPGNSVKLLEVDGQHNSTVVENLAPNTTYLVTVTAVYKSGMEKSLSAKACTQEESSKVRHLRFEDMGPNTLKASWDAADGKVLGYRVRCRRQTGPSSVISVSPQIHSVLLTDLASGTTNKVCVKPMYKNQAGKGLCRMVRMQPATEAQGYKHRQTA is encoded by the exons AGCCGAGCTTTTGGATTTAAGGTAGTTTGCCCAGGACCAGACTTTGCTATGTTGGCCAAGACGGTGCTTTCTCTTGGTCTGTGGCTGCAGTTTGCTGCGGGACAGAACGCACCTGAGAGAG gTCCGCAGCGATCGGCTTCCAATTCAGAGGGGGACCTCCTCTTCTTGCTGGACAGCTCTGGCAGCGTCTCCTACTATGAGTTCATCAGAGTCAAGGAGTTCATGTGGGACCTTGTGCGACCGTTCACCTTTGGCCCCAAAGACGTCCAGACGGGCATCATCCACATCAGCACGATGCCCACCATGGAGTTCCCTTTTGACCAGTACCAGTCCAGTGAGACTCTGCAACAAGCCATCCGGGACACTCAGCAGCTCATGGGCGACACCAACACGGGCAAAGCGCTCTCCTACGCCAAGGAGAAGTTCTTCAGCGATGAAGCCGGTGCCCGTCCAGATGTGCCCAAGGTACTGGTTTGGGTGACAGATGGGTTCTCCACTGATGACATCTCCGAACCCATGCagctgctgaaggacatgggggTAACAGTCTTCATTGTCAGCACTGGGCGGAGCAATTACCTgcagctctctgctgctgccagccagcCTCCTGAGAAGCACCTGCACTTTGTGGATGTTGATGACCTGCCCATCATCACAGAGGAGCTTCGAGATGCCATCCTAG ATGTTATCCAAGCAAATCGGCTCCACGCGGTGGATATCACCTCAAGCAGCTTTCGTCTGATGTGGCCCAAACTCCTCTCCCAAGAAACTGGCTACTACACCCTAGAGTACGCCCCAACAGATGACCTGGCAAGGAAGAGGACCAAGCAAGTGTCTGGGGCTGACACCAGCCTCACGCTAAGCAACCTTGTGCCAGAAACTACTTACGAGGTGGCACTCATTCCTGAATCCAATGTCCATTACTTCCCTCCACAGACAACAAGGGTTACTACGCTGGCAG aGGAAATAAGCCCAGTTCAGGTTCTCATCTCAGAGTCGGGGCCACACAGCTTCCACGTGAGCTGGGCTCCTACACTAGACAGCGTGATCCGATATCAGATCCTGTACGGACCACTCCCCGGGAACTCAGtgaagctgctggaggtggATGGGCAGCATAACAGCACCGTGGTGGAGAACCTGGCACCCAATACAACCTACCTGGTGACAGTGACTGCAGTCTACAAATCGGGGATGGAGAAATCCCTGTCTGCTAAAGCATGCACTCAGGAAG AGAGCTCCAAAGTGAGGCACCTTCGCTTTGAAGACATGGGCCCCAACACTCTGAAAGCCTCCTGGGACGCTGCTGACGGCAAAGTCCTCGGTTACAGAGTCAGGTGCCGGCGGCAAACTGGCCCTTCGTCCGTCATCAGCGTTTCGCCGCAGATCCACAGCGTGCTCCTCACAGACCTGGCTTCGGGCACCACCAACAAAGTGTGTGTGAAGCCCATGTACAAGAACCAGGCAGGCAAAGGGCTGTGCCGCATGGTGCGCATGCAGCCAG CTACAGAGGCCCAAGGATATAAGCACAGACAGACAGCATGA
- the VWA1 gene encoding von Willebrand factor A domain-containing protein 1 isoform X1: MSRSQKQMHGQQREGKRGLVGFLFWQKGNREAARQRRLNLGSSSRAFGFKVVCPGPDFAMLAKTVLSLGLWLQFAAGQNAPERGPQRSASNSEGDLLFLLDSSGSVSYYEFIRVKEFMWDLVRPFTFGPKDVQTGIIHISTMPTMEFPFDQYQSSETLQQAIRDTQQLMGDTNTGKALSYAKEKFFSDEAGARPDVPKVLVWVTDGFSTDDISEPMQLLKDMGVTVFIVSTGRSNYLQLSAAASQPPEKHLHFVDVDDLPIITEELRDAILDVIQANRLHAVDITSSSFRLMWPKLLSQETGYYTLEYAPTDDLARKRTKQVSGADTSLTLSNLVPETTYEVALIPESNVHYFPPQTTRVTTLAEEISPVQVLISESGPHSFHVSWAPTLDSVIRYQILYGPLPGNSVKLLEVDGQHNSTVVENLAPNTTYLVTVTAVYKSGMEKSLSAKACTQEESSKVRHLRFEDMGPNTLKASWDAADGKVLGYRVRCRRQTGPSSVISVSPQIHSVLLTDLASGTTNKVCVKPMYKNQAGKGLCRMVRMQPATEAQGYKHRQTA; this comes from the exons AGCCGAGCTTTTGGATTTAAGGTAGTTTGCCCAGGACCAGACTTTGCTATGTTGGCCAAGACGGTGCTTTCTCTTGGTCTGTGGCTGCAGTTTGCTGCGGGACAGAACGCACCTGAGAGAG gTCCGCAGCGATCGGCTTCCAATTCAGAGGGGGACCTCCTCTTCTTGCTGGACAGCTCTGGCAGCGTCTCCTACTATGAGTTCATCAGAGTCAAGGAGTTCATGTGGGACCTTGTGCGACCGTTCACCTTTGGCCCCAAAGACGTCCAGACGGGCATCATCCACATCAGCACGATGCCCACCATGGAGTTCCCTTTTGACCAGTACCAGTCCAGTGAGACTCTGCAACAAGCCATCCGGGACACTCAGCAGCTCATGGGCGACACCAACACGGGCAAAGCGCTCTCCTACGCCAAGGAGAAGTTCTTCAGCGATGAAGCCGGTGCCCGTCCAGATGTGCCCAAGGTACTGGTTTGGGTGACAGATGGGTTCTCCACTGATGACATCTCCGAACCCATGCagctgctgaaggacatgggggTAACAGTCTTCATTGTCAGCACTGGGCGGAGCAATTACCTgcagctctctgctgctgccagccagcCTCCTGAGAAGCACCTGCACTTTGTGGATGTTGATGACCTGCCCATCATCACAGAGGAGCTTCGAGATGCCATCCTAG ATGTTATCCAAGCAAATCGGCTCCACGCGGTGGATATCACCTCAAGCAGCTTTCGTCTGATGTGGCCCAAACTCCTCTCCCAAGAAACTGGCTACTACACCCTAGAGTACGCCCCAACAGATGACCTGGCAAGGAAGAGGACCAAGCAAGTGTCTGGGGCTGACACCAGCCTCACGCTAAGCAACCTTGTGCCAGAAACTACTTACGAGGTGGCACTCATTCCTGAATCCAATGTCCATTACTTCCCTCCACAGACAACAAGGGTTACTACGCTGGCAG aGGAAATAAGCCCAGTTCAGGTTCTCATCTCAGAGTCGGGGCCACACAGCTTCCACGTGAGCTGGGCTCCTACACTAGACAGCGTGATCCGATATCAGATCCTGTACGGACCACTCCCCGGGAACTCAGtgaagctgctggaggtggATGGGCAGCATAACAGCACCGTGGTGGAGAACCTGGCACCCAATACAACCTACCTGGTGACAGTGACTGCAGTCTACAAATCGGGGATGGAGAAATCCCTGTCTGCTAAAGCATGCACTCAGGAAG AGAGCTCCAAAGTGAGGCACCTTCGCTTTGAAGACATGGGCCCCAACACTCTGAAAGCCTCCTGGGACGCTGCTGACGGCAAAGTCCTCGGTTACAGAGTCAGGTGCCGGCGGCAAACTGGCCCTTCGTCCGTCATCAGCGTTTCGCCGCAGATCCACAGCGTGCTCCTCACAGACCTGGCTTCGGGCACCACCAACAAAGTGTGTGTGAAGCCCATGTACAAGAACCAGGCAGGCAAAGGGCTGTGCCGCATGGTGCGCATGCAGCCAG CTACAGAGGCCCAAGGATATAAGCACAGACAGACAGCATGA
- the VWA1 gene encoding von Willebrand factor A domain-containing protein 1 isoform X2 yields the protein MSRSQKQMHGQQREGKRGLVGFLFWQKGNREAARQRRLNLGSSSRAFGFKVVCPGPDFAMLAKTVLSLGLWLQFAAGQNAPERGPQRSASNSEGDLLFLLDSSGSVSYYEFIRVKEFMWDLVRPFTFGPKDVQTGIIHISTMPTMEFPFDQYQSSETLQQAIRDTQQLMGDTNTGKALSYAKEKFFSDEAGARPDVPKVLVWVTDGFSTDDISEPMQLLKDMGVTVFIVSTGRSNYLQLSAAASQPPEKHLHFVDVDDLPIITEELRDAILDVIQANRLHAVDITSSSFRLMWPKLLSQETGYYTLEYAPTDDLARKRTKQVSGADTSLTLSNLVPETTYEVALIPESNVHYFPPQTTRVTTLAEEISPVQVLISESGPHSFHVSWAPTLDSVIRYQILYGPLPGNSVKLLEVDGQHNSTVVENLAPNTTYLVTVTAVYKSGMEKSLSAKACTQEESSKVRHLRFEDMGPNTLKASWDAADGKVLGYRVRCRRQTGPSSVISVSPQIHSVLLTDLASGTTNKVCVKPMYKNQAGKGLCRMVRMQPEAQGYKHRQTA from the exons AGCCGAGCTTTTGGATTTAAGGTAGTTTGCCCAGGACCAGACTTTGCTATGTTGGCCAAGACGGTGCTTTCTCTTGGTCTGTGGCTGCAGTTTGCTGCGGGACAGAACGCACCTGAGAGAG gTCCGCAGCGATCGGCTTCCAATTCAGAGGGGGACCTCCTCTTCTTGCTGGACAGCTCTGGCAGCGTCTCCTACTATGAGTTCATCAGAGTCAAGGAGTTCATGTGGGACCTTGTGCGACCGTTCACCTTTGGCCCCAAAGACGTCCAGACGGGCATCATCCACATCAGCACGATGCCCACCATGGAGTTCCCTTTTGACCAGTACCAGTCCAGTGAGACTCTGCAACAAGCCATCCGGGACACTCAGCAGCTCATGGGCGACACCAACACGGGCAAAGCGCTCTCCTACGCCAAGGAGAAGTTCTTCAGCGATGAAGCCGGTGCCCGTCCAGATGTGCCCAAGGTACTGGTTTGGGTGACAGATGGGTTCTCCACTGATGACATCTCCGAACCCATGCagctgctgaaggacatgggggTAACAGTCTTCATTGTCAGCACTGGGCGGAGCAATTACCTgcagctctctgctgctgccagccagcCTCCTGAGAAGCACCTGCACTTTGTGGATGTTGATGACCTGCCCATCATCACAGAGGAGCTTCGAGATGCCATCCTAG ATGTTATCCAAGCAAATCGGCTCCACGCGGTGGATATCACCTCAAGCAGCTTTCGTCTGATGTGGCCCAAACTCCTCTCCCAAGAAACTGGCTACTACACCCTAGAGTACGCCCCAACAGATGACCTGGCAAGGAAGAGGACCAAGCAAGTGTCTGGGGCTGACACCAGCCTCACGCTAAGCAACCTTGTGCCAGAAACTACTTACGAGGTGGCACTCATTCCTGAATCCAATGTCCATTACTTCCCTCCACAGACAACAAGGGTTACTACGCTGGCAG aGGAAATAAGCCCAGTTCAGGTTCTCATCTCAGAGTCGGGGCCACACAGCTTCCACGTGAGCTGGGCTCCTACACTAGACAGCGTGATCCGATATCAGATCCTGTACGGACCACTCCCCGGGAACTCAGtgaagctgctggaggtggATGGGCAGCATAACAGCACCGTGGTGGAGAACCTGGCACCCAATACAACCTACCTGGTGACAGTGACTGCAGTCTACAAATCGGGGATGGAGAAATCCCTGTCTGCTAAAGCATGCACTCAGGAAG AGAGCTCCAAAGTGAGGCACCTTCGCTTTGAAGACATGGGCCCCAACACTCTGAAAGCCTCCTGGGACGCTGCTGACGGCAAAGTCCTCGGTTACAGAGTCAGGTGCCGGCGGCAAACTGGCCCTTCGTCCGTCATCAGCGTTTCGCCGCAGATCCACAGCGTGCTCCTCACAGACCTGGCTTCGGGCACCACCAACAAAGTGTGTGTGAAGCCCATGTACAAGAACCAGGCAGGCAAAGGGCTGTGCCGCATGGTGCGCATGCAGCCAG AGGCCCAAGGATATAAGCACAGACAGACAGCATGA